The genomic region AAAAAAACCGCCGCGCACATAAAGTGCGCGGCGAGTGTAAAAGACAAGAAATTAAAAGTCTACCTTAGCCTTTGGAGTCCTGGGGCACCAAGACGGGACGAAAGCCAATATAAGTCTCGCGTGCGCCCGGACGGCTGCAGAGGCGACTGGCCGCACGCAAATTCCTAGGTTTAATGTCGAACCAGGAACCGCCGCGCAGGATGAAATTCTCTAAACCCTTCCCATATGGACTTGAAGTCCACTCCCAGATATTGCCTATCATGTCCCTGAGCCCATACCCGTTGGCATATGAGTTGGGATGATCTACGTCACGTGTCGCTTTCGCATTGAAGTAGTGTGCCTGCTCTCTTGTAGCGGGAGTTACGAATTCATTTCCACCCGGACCCTTTGCAGCCTTCTCCCACTCCGCCTCAAACGGAAGCTTGCCGATTAAGGAAATCCCCATGCTAGCTACAGTCTTTTCACCAATCCACCGCGAATATGCCGTGGCCTCTTCATGGGTGACTGCAACAGCCGGCTGACGATCGCCTGCGAATCTTCGCTCCAGATCGCGAACGTCTTTTCTTCCAAGCGCTTCGAGAAACAACCTGAACTCGGCATTCGTCACAGGACGATTCAGCATATGGAAACCGCCTGCTACGACGGTTTCCAGAAATTTCTCGCCCTTATACCTGTATTGGTCATCGCGTGCTGAGCCCATCTGAAACTCGCCCGCCGGGATCCAGCGCCACTGGGCATCCAAATCGAACGGCGCTTCAAGTCCAGCCGCCTTCGCGATACCAATCTCCTGGGCCTTCACTGCAAGGCGAACAGCCCTGTCCACATCGGCCTGGTGGGTCGTGAGAAGACCCAGGACATCCTCCCGCACCTTGGCCTCTATCTCCCTCTCCGGCAGGCCACTGATCAGGGTCCTGAGGTCAACTAGCGAAGCAATCGGGCGAACTTCAGAGTAGGTATCTATGGCCTGACCTACAGCCCTGAAACCTGTGAGTGTTTGAGCGCCGGGCACCATGCCCGTTCGTACGCCGCTGACAAAACCCGTCACGCCCGCCGTATGAATAAACTGCATTGGATTGAT from bacterium harbors:
- a CDS encoding SUMF1/EgtB/PvdO family nonheme iron enzyme encodes the protein MNTTAINPMQFIHTAGVTGFVSGVRTGMVPGAQTLTGFRAVGQAIDTYSEVRPIASLVDLRTLISGLPEREIEAKVREDVLGLLTTHQADVDRAVRLAVKAQEIGIAKAAGLEAPFDLDAQWRWIPAGEFQMGSARDDQYRYKGEKFLETVVAGGFHMLNRPVTNAEFRLFLEALGRKDVRDLERRFAGDRQPAVAVTHEEATAYSRWIGEKTVASMGISLIGKLPFEAEWEKAAKGPGGNEFVTPATREQAHYFNAKATRDVDHPNSYANGYGLRDMIGNIWEWTSSPYGKGLENFILRGGSWFDIKPRNLRAASRLCSRPGARETYIGFRPVLVPQDSKG